DNA from Actinomycetota bacterium:
GCAAGTAGAGCGGGGTCCCGGCCTCGCGCTCTTCTGGAATCAGTGCGCTGACCGCACTTCGCGAATTGGCAGGACGGTGAAGCCCAATGAGGGTCTGGAGAGCAGGTCGATCAGGAAAGGTGAAGAGCGATTCGTAGACCCGACCTTGGCCAACAGCGGCCACGAGGACATCGTCGGCGAGTGTCTTGGTTCCGCTGGCCGTGGTCAGAAGATCTCGCGCGCGACCGCGAACCCGACCCGGTCCGTCGCCAGTCAGACCACTCGGCCAGTCCATGTTCAAAGTGCTAGTACGCCGAACCGAGTCCACCCGGCGAGGCCGGTTCGGGTCACTCGGCCCGCTCACCTGCGCCGTCAGCACTCGTCCTACAAGAGGAATATCGATGGGCAATTGAGGTCCTTCGTTGAATCGAATACGTCGTTCTTGAGAGTAACGGTATGGAAATCATTGGGATTGGTTCTATGCAGAATGAGATTCTTTGAATGCCAGACAGGCCCCGACGAAACTCTTACGGTAAGCCATACGACCAACCCACCGGAGAGTGACGAATGACTACGTTCGATCTCAGTAATCGCGTTGCAATCATCACGGGCGGTGGCACCGGCATAGGCAAGGCAACGGCTCGCCTATTCGCCGAGAACGGCGCTGACATCGTCGTCGCTGGCCGCCAACTTGATCGACTGCAAGAAGTTGCCGCATCTATCGCAGCTGACACAGGACGCAGAGTCATTGCCAAGCAGACCGATGTGCGCGAGGACGATCAAGTACAAGACCTCATTGATACCACCGTCGCAGAGTTCGGACAGTTGGACATTCTCGTCAACAATGCCGGAGGCGCGTACATGTTTCCAACCAAGGACATGGCGCCGGATCGCTTCCGCAACTCAATCGAACTCAATTTGACGTCCGCCTACCTGTGTTCACGTGCGGCGCTGCCACATCTGTTGAAGTCTGAGCACGCGGCCATCGTCTCGATGTCTTCCGGTGCTGGCGTCAGCGGAGTCAAGGGCGGCGCTGCATATTCCGCCGGCAAGGCTGGCCTCCAGATGTTCACTCGCGTCATCGCTGCTGAGTGGGGTCCAAAAGGCATCCGCGCAAACGCCATCGCAGTCGGCGGAGTTGCCTCCGAAGGTGCGCTTCGATCATGGGAGCGCTTCGGGATGGATGCCGACAGCATGGGCGCACACGTGCCGCTGCGCAGAGTCGGTTGGCCAATTGACATCGCAAATGGCGCGCTGTTCTTCGTCAGCGACTTGAGCAGTTGGATCACCGGACAGACCCTTTCCATTGATGGCGGACCTGGCGGCATGGGCGGACTCGCTGACGACGCTCTTTGGCCCGAAGACAACGAATAAGTGACTGGAGAAGAATGACTACCGAGGTTTCAGCCCCACTGCCCCTGCCCAATGAGCTCACCAAGCCCTTCTGGGAAGGCGCTGCCAAAGGCCAATTGGTAATCCAGCGCTGCAATGCGTGCGGTCACTTGCAGCATGCACCCGAGCCGGTCTGCAGTGCCTGCCTGAGTTTTGATTTGGGCTCAGCCGCCGTCTCTGGCACGGGCACCGTCTATACGTTCTGCATTGCAACACAAGCCTTCCACCCCTACTTCGAGGACAAGCTCCCCTTTGTGATTGCTGTAGTTGAACTCGATGACCAACCCGGTCTGAAGATGATCACGAACATCGTTGATGTGGATCCCGACAGCGTGCGCGTCGGTGATCGCGTGGGCGTGACCTTCAACCTACTCGGTGAAGGCTTCATGCTCCCGGTCTTCCGTCCAATTGCCTAGCACGCGCGCCCACACTTCAGGAGTTATGCATGTCTAAGAAGAATCGCGTTGCAATCGTTGGCG
Protein-coding regions in this window:
- a CDS encoding OB-fold domain-containing protein, whose protein sequence is MTTEVSAPLPLPNELTKPFWEGAAKGQLVIQRCNACGHLQHAPEPVCSACLSFDLGSAAVSGTGTVYTFCIATQAFHPYFEDKLPFVIAVVELDDQPGLKMITNIVDVDPDSVRVGDRVGVTFNLLGEGFMLPVFRPIA
- a CDS encoding SDR family oxidoreductase; protein product: MTTFDLSNRVAIITGGGTGIGKATARLFAENGADIVVAGRQLDRLQEVAASIAADTGRRVIAKQTDVREDDQVQDLIDTTVAEFGQLDILVNNAGGAYMFPTKDMAPDRFRNSIELNLTSAYLCSRAALPHLLKSEHAAIVSMSSGAGVSGVKGGAAYSAGKAGLQMFTRVIAAEWGPKGIRANAIAVGGVASEGALRSWERFGMDADSMGAHVPLRRVGWPIDIANGALFFVSDLSSWITGQTLSIDGGPGGMGGLADDALWPEDNE